The Rugosibacter aromaticivorans region GCCGATAGCGGGATGGCATCGTCGGCATTCCAGGTCATAGATGACAGCATGCCAATCTCACACGCTCAAAACTTCTTCTTGCGCAATAAACAAACGGATACGGCTTGGCAGTTCCTCTTCCGCAAAATGACAGCACACGGCATCCCGTACTTGCACGCGCAAGCTGTGCAGGTCGTCTGCTTCGGTAAAAATATCTACCTCAATCGCACTGGCGACGTAGCCATCATTCGGTGTCTGCTCGGCCACAAACTGGATTTCGCTCGTGTGCGCCAGCTTTGCTCCGGGAGTCAGTGCGAGGAGTCGACGCGCCGACGCAAGATGTTTTGCATAGGCCAGCGCGGCGAGGATGTCCTCCCGTGTGATATTGGGATAGGACTCCAAGATGTCATCGAAGGACCAGTCGCTGTCTAAACATCCCAGGATCAACTCGACGGATATCCGCGTGCCCTTGATGGTTGGTTTGCCGAGCAGGATGTCGGGGTTGGAAATGATGCGGTCGCGCCAGTCCATTGTCACTGTCTCATTGACATGATGTTCAGTTTAATGTGTTCCAGTTGGGTCGTCAGTCTTGCCGCATGGTAGTTAGGATAATTTCCAGAATAGCTGCGGTGGCTATCTGGGCATCAATGGCGCGAATTCTGCATGACAAATCACGCATCGTGTCTGTTGTGCAGTCGCACACCTTTCGGCAGATTATCTTTCGTCCATCCGCAAGTCACATGGTAATCAGCAAAAGATTCGGGGAAGCCCTTTGCCTTCGCTTCGTTGGTCAGATCGACCTTGATGCCTTCAAACAGTTTGTGCGCATGTGCGCAGCCCAAGCGGGCTTCGCGTTTATTTTGCTCTGCGTTGTTCTCGTGCTGTGTACCAACGTGTTCGAAGTCGTAAAGTCCGCGCACCACCATCTCGCCGCGCGCTGCGGAGCGATCATGCTCGAACATTTGCAGTATCGCTTTGAATAGCAAGTCGAGGTCGGCTTGTGTAAAGCCTGTGCGTTCTGCGAAGGCAGGAGAAACATAGCCCTTCGCGGCATAGAGCGCATACGGGACGATATGTTTATTGCCCATGGTGCGCTCCTTGGCCTTATCTGCCTCTTTGGTCACAGCACAACGGGTGATGGTGATTTCAAGCGGTGTAATTGGATGAAAAGATTGGCCGAAGGTGAACTGCACCGGGCCGCGCACTTGACCCCACGCAGAGCCTTTCATAACGTCGTCGCCAGTAGAGAGCACTCCGCCGAAAGTGCGAACATCATAAAATTCCCGACATAGCCATTTCATTGCTGCTTCAGCCTGTTTATCCTTGTCCTTTTGCTGCGCCTTGGCCGCTTCGATTCCTTTTTTCTGCTCGGTTTCAATCACCGCCCCTTGCTTGATGAGGATGTTGAATCCATTGGCGTCGCTATCGGCGCGACCATGTGGGAATTGTTCGACGAAATTTCTGACTTTACGCTTCAGGCACACGTCGGAGACAAGCCCGCGATTCGAGTTCGGGTCGAGCCGAGGCATATTGCCTGCATCAGGATCGCCATTCGGGTTGCCGTTGGTCACCTCAAACAACATCAGAAAATCGTGTCGGTTGGTCAGAATGTTATCGCTCATATTTGTCTCCTATATTCGGTTGGTTAATATTATTCGTTATCGGCAAGCTCTAACACGTCGTCAATTTCTTCAGGCTTCAGTTCGCCCGCTTTTTTCTTTTTCATGTATTCATCAATGGCTGCTTTACGTGCCGCCATTTGCTGATAGAAACCCAATGCAAATCGCCCCTGCTCGACCAAGGTGAAGTAACGGGAAAATTGCGGAGGAGTGCCTGGTATTGTCGGCACAAACAAACCGGCAATTTCAATAATGGAAGTCTTGATTTTGGCGGCTGCCCGTTGGCCATTCTCACCTTGTTGCCGGAGCTTTTTCAAATGGTGTTGATGAAGTTTCCAGAGTAGGGAGAATGCTGTATTAGGTGTTGTCGAGGCGGAGCCAAAGTAACGTTCAGCAATGGTTGATCCATCAAAACTACTTCCATGAGCAGATCGTTGGAGCGAGTCGAAAACTGCCAGCAATCTCCCGCAGTTATAGGCAGGATCATCGGTTTCAAAAACGTGTGTTTTCATTTCTGTTTTCCCCTCATTTCGTAGTTGGTGGTTGAGTATCAGTTTAATCAGGGCAAAGCGGCTTTGATCGTACAAAGCTTTCAAACCGTTCTTGGCGACGTTGGCTTTGAGGCGATCCAGAACAATCTTAAGCAATGTGATTGGAAGCGACTCATTCTTCAGTGCGGCGCGATAGAGTGCAGCAATCAAATCGGGATTGAGTTTTTCGCGGTCGAATTTACCATCGCTTTTTCGACTGATGGTGGTACATGCAAGCTGGTCAATAGACAAAGGGGCGCGGTCATCTTGTAAAGCACCATTGCCGCCGTATGGGGCAATGTCTAAATCCTCGAACCATTGCTTGAAATTTGACTCTGCATCCTGAACTGTAATTTGGAGCCAGTCCTTGACGATAATGCGTGGCCCTGCCGCAGAAAACGTAATGGCGATAAATCGCTCAAGCCCGTTTGGTGGCTGTTGAAATCCGCTCCACGGCGTAACCATAAATGCCCTGATGGTTCTCGGGTTTGGCTGCTTTAACAGGCGGGCAAAAATACTGGAAATCGCTTCCGTTTTTACAGCCCAAAAACACAGCCAAGCGGGGCCAATAGAAAGCCAATTATCTTCCTGTTTACTGAGATACTGTATGGCTGCGAGATAAGCTTTTGAAGCTTCGATTGATACCGGTGCATTGAAACTCTGCTCTAAGCCGTAAGAGCAAAAAGCATCTTTATCAAAACCAACCAACCCTGCACCCGTAGGCCTTGCTGGTTTCGGCAGGCCTGTCACCATCGGCGTATGGGTTCGCGCGATGGAAACATTCTGTTGGCCGGTGATTAGACACAATCCCTTTTGAGCTGTGCCATCAGTCTCCGCCACTTCGCCCTTATAGGCTTGCCGCCAATAAGGGCGAACAACATTTTCGTCGTTGATGAGAATCTCGCCATCAACAGAAAATGTAAGAAGATCGGAACCTAATTTGATTTCACTGCCATCTGCTTTTCGAATCATCCATTTTGGCGACCCCGATGTTTCCAACCTCAAGAACGATGGCGGGCTTCCCTGGAGCCGCTTGTAAAATCTAAGCAGCAAAGCAAATGCAGGGTATTGTGTGGTCGTAGATGCCTTAGCGATCTGCCGCCAAAAATCATCATGTTTTACACGAAGGTTGTTTGTAGCACGAAGATTTAGCTCTTGCTCAGGCTTCGTATTCAAGTTGAATAATGCGCCAATGTCATCCACCAGAAAATCGGAAACTTGCCCGCCGCCAGTTGGCCTTGTGGTTTTGGGTATCGAAAATTCAAGCGCTTTTTTCTCTTTGTCTATGTGAGTTTCGATTGGGCCTTCACCGATTAGCTGACCTTCCTTGTCGAGTTGGATAATCCAGCGAACGGCTTTTTTGACAAAAGCTGGGTCTTCCAACAGGTTTTTAGTTAACGCAAAGTCGTATAGCTCTTTAAGCAGCATCGCTATTCTCCCGCAACTCGATTACGTGCCAAGCGGACACGCTGCGGATGACAATCGAGCTTTGCGTCTTTTATGTTCGCTTGGAAGAAAACCGCTTCAGGTTTTACCAACGAGCCTTCCCATCTTGGTGCTGCTTTTTTCTTGGGTAGTTTTTCTTGTTCTTCTTCCTTTAACCAGCGAAAGCCTTGTGTGCGCCGTTCGTGGTCGAACACGTCGTACAGCATTAACCCCAGGTCTTCTTCGGGCCAGATGCTCTTACAACTTTTGTCGAGTTCCGCTGAACGTCGTTCCAGTGCCGCTTGGGCATCGTCTTCCAAGTCAAAGTCGGCAGCGAATTCGCGGACACCTAAATACGGGCGGTGATAGCACTTGCCGCTTTTTGCCCGTCGCTCAATTTCTGTCCGGTATGTCTTGATCGGGTGACCTCTTCTTTTGCCTATGTCACTCAAATGCACTTCGGCGGTAATGAGGTATTCGACACCCGCCAGCGCGAGCATATTGCGCTGCGTGCCGTCCTCCGCGCCGCCACCTGCCCGAATCGGAGAAACCTTCTCAGGCGATTTCATCCAGGTTTTTGCGTTGTCGATACTGATAACGCTGATGACTTCATTACGCCGAAAGGAAAACCAGCATCCGCGCCGGACGACATGTATCGAGTCAATCAAATAATAGATTTCCGGTTCCCAGAAAATCGCTTCGAGAACACCGCGAGCGGCTGAAGGCGTCATGACGGGATAGCTCACGCGCTCGATCTTCATTTCTGGGCGCGTGAAGCAGGCGTAATCGCCCCAAACGCGGATGGTGATAGAGTTGTCGCTCATGCAAAAAAGTCCTCCGTCGGGCGTTTGTCGATAACAATGCCAAGGTTGGGATGATACCAACCTTCGGCTAACACATTGATTTCAAGATTGGGTAACAGCGGCGAGATAGCTTTGTGCATAACAAGCTTTTGAAAATCGCGCGAATGCAGATTGACCATGTAGCGTTGCAGCCGTCTCAAGTCGTCGCGACTGAAGCGCGGCTGGCCTTTGATGACAGGGCGCGTGCGAATTTCTTCGACGAGGCTACAGCCTTTGCCATAAGGGACGATGACTGCCTGTGTGTCGTTTTCTATGACTTTCGCCAGCCTGGCAACTTTGCGGAAGTGCAGTTTTTCCCGTTCGCATTGAATATTTTTTTGATCGGTCGGCACGAGTTGATGAAGTCCATCAAAATACCGTCCAAACAGCTCGTGGTCGGTTGCAAGTGTGTCGGCCTCGACCTGTGCAAGCAGTGTAGCTGTAATGTCTGAGGCAGTGCGATACTCACCTGGGGGCAGCTTGTTGTCTTCAGGGCGAAAAACGATGACCTCACCGAAAGCGGGCTTGCCCGCCTCGTCGCACAAGCGATTCTCGCGGTTGCAACGCCCGGCAGCTTGGACAATGGAATCAAGAGGGCCGAGAGCGCGCCAGACAATAGGGAAATCCACATCCACGCCCGCTTCGATCAGTTGGGTTGAGACAAGGCGGCAGGGCTGCTTATTGCGCAAACGATAACGAATGGTATCGGGCTCAGGTTCACGATCATCGCCAAGCACAGTAAAGCGGTGCTCGGCGCACATAGCCGAAGATAGATGAAACACCGCGTCTCTTTCTTTCTGAGGAACAGTACGGCGTAGTTTCTCCCATAAATCATAAGCGTGACTGCGAATATTCACGATGCACAAGGCTTGGTCACGTAGAGCCATTTGTTCGGCTAAAACATTCCATCCGGTGGTTTCATCAGGCTTGGGTGGCTGAATAGATACCCGGCGCAGGCTGTGAAAATTAGCCTCGGTGCTGCCCTGAGTTATTTCTTGAATTTCACCTAGCCTGAAACCCTCGCTGAGAGATGAGGGACGATATTGGAAAGCAGGTTGGGTTGCCGTTGAGAACACGAAGCTGACGCCGTAGTGATCGCGCAGCTCACGAAACACGTTGAGCAACGGATTGAGCAAGTGCGATGGCAGCGTTTGCACTTCATCGAAAATCACCACCGAATGCGCGATGTTGTGGAGCTTGCGGCAGTGTGAGGTACGGTTTGCGAACAGCGATTCGATGAACTGCACCGAGGTCGTAACGATGATAGGCGCATCCCAGTTTTCTGCCGCATATTCGTTTGGGTGTTTTTCAAAGGGGGCGCGCGACCTCGTTTCACCGGTATCTTCCGGCACATTCACAGCGGAGTGATGTTCAATGACTATGCCAAGGTTTGCTGGGTCGAGGATGCGCCGGTATTGAGCTGCGTTCTGTTCGATGATTGAAAGGTAAGGGATGACGACAATAATCCGCCGAAGCTCATGTTGGGGTTGTGCGGCATGAGCCAAGGCGAAAGCCATTCCCGCCAGTGTCTTGCCACCGCCGGTTGGAACGGTCAGTGAGAAGAATCCCGGTGATTCTTGTGCCTTGTCGAGGCATTGCTGAAAGATGCTGTTACGAATGGCATTGAGTTTGCCGTCGCTCGATTTGCTTTCTTTCTCGGTAATCAGCAGCCGGAGCAATTCGGCGGCTTGAAGTTTGTGGGTTGCTCTTGATGCTATTTTGTAGTGCGCCTCAGTATCGAGGAAATCGGCATCAACCAGCGTTGAGAACAGCATCCGAATGTAGAACTCGGCACTGTGGCTCTTGTTTTCTACAAAGAGCGGTTCGGCAATTTTTTGGGGAATCTTGCCCAACTCATCCTTGAATCGCTCGGCAAGCAACGGCACTCGCTCAGCCGTCCGATATGTCGCACCTTCTACCAAGGTTTGTAATTCGTTGTGGTCATGCAATCCGGCATGATGCCCAGCAATGGCGAATGCAGGACCAAGCCAGTCCTGCCGATAAGCCAAAGCCGCACCGTACACCGCATGATGAGTTTCAGTGCTGCTATCTCGCTCGGCTCGCAAGTATTGCTGAAACTCATCGCGATACTTGCCGAGATCGTGCAGCAGTCCTGCCCAGTAAGCGGCATCACTCAAGCCGGGAGAGTTTTTTTCGGCAAATCCGCGCGCTAAGTTGCCGACTGCTTGCAAGTGATCCCACAGCAGATGTGTATTTCCATCTGAGTTGGCTGAATGAGCGAGAAATTCCATTACGGTTTCATGCTCTCATAAGGCAGGTCTTGCATGTGACACGAGAACCCCCCATATCCCGTCGAGTCCAAATAGCAACTGGCCCTGCGATTTCCGGTGCAATTTTGTATGGTCTCATCTGCCGCATACCAAGTGGGGCTTCAACTAAATGGCTCCGTTACAACAACCGTATGCTGTGACATCAGGGATATTTATTTCGCACTATGTTAATGCGCTAGCCTTGTGGTCCGAAGCTCTTCCGCGGGTATTGTTGTGGCCATAGCCCGCCCGCGGTCGAGTGCGTCTTGTCTCGTCCACCCGCCCAGCCTTCGATATGCCCAGTTGGGTCATGTACCTGCCGAATGTAATGCTGATAGCTGTAACGGTACTTGCCGAGGTCATGCAGCAACCCGGACAGACGCGCCTCATCAGCCCATGGCGTAGCTACTGCAAACTCTCGCGCAAGACGTGATACAGAGGTCAGATGATCAAATAGGGGATGCCAGATACCGACAGCATTAGCGCTGTGAGCATGAAATAGCATATGACACTCCGCCCTTTCCATTCTTTCGTTCATATGTTCAATTGAAATTATTCTTTGGGTACAAGCATAGAATCAGATCACGAATAACAGTATCCCATGGCGTAGGCTCACCAGATGCGCCATCATTGCGGTCAGCATGCAGTTGAAGGATGCAAAAAAACTGCGTGGATGAAGCCGGCAATCGCATGCTTGACCCTGCCCGGTGCTGTTTCAATGTGGGCATCGAAACCACTGACGGAGCGGATGTAATTCTGGAATTCCGGCTGGTACTTCCCGAGGTCGTGCCAGAGGCCGGCAAGATGCCCCCATTCGGAGAGAGCAAAGCACGCAGAACCTTCAGTAGTACGGCGCGCTACTTCACGCAGGTGCTCTCCAAGTTCGTGGGTTTCCCACACTCCCTCCCTGCCTGGTTTGACATGCGCAAGAAACTCCACCCCAGCCTCCATGACATTGCTTTATGCCGGGATTGTATCCCTGCCAAGTAAATCGGATGGCCGGTTACCAGAAAATTCCCACCTTTCTGGCGGTAGCTCCGCTTTGATGTGGAATATCGCCACAGCGATGCCGACCAGATAGCCACCGATGTAGCTACCGATGAGATTGACAGCTAACACGCCCAGCGGCAATTGTATAAAGACCTCATCGCCACAAAACCTAACGATGGCGTCGTCCGAGAAGTGGACTTGCTTCGCGGCGTATCGCCAGCGCCGACTTTTTAGGGCGAAACCATTATTTTTTAGCGGCAAACAATTCGCACACGCGAAAAGCAAAATATTTGGTGAGGTAACCCACCCTCACTTTTCCTTGGCGAGCCTCTTTTCTTCTTCGCGTCGTGCGCGAAACTCACGCAGACGCGCGTCCACCTGCGACTGCTCATAAAAACTGCCGTCACCCGCTTTCTGCGCCAGTTCCAACTGCCCTACGGCCTCATCTAAACGACCATCGAGCGCATAAGCTTCCGCTTGGGCGCGATGCTGTTGCAAACGCTGGCCTAATGCGGCGTAGGTTTTTGCCTGTAGGGCATGCACCGTTGCATCCGTGGCGTGCCCCAGCAAATCATCGGTGGCCACTTTTAACGCTTCTTGCGGCTGACGCACGGTGAGCAATGTCTCAATGAGCGCATACACCACGGCGCGTTCCTGAGGATAGCGGCTGTAGGCTGCGCGCAAAATATTTGCCGCTGCGGGGGCATCGTTCTGCTTTAGCCGCAGATCAGCGGCCAGGGTTAAAAACAGGGGCGATTCAACTTTAAATCGGCGTATAGCCTCAAGCGATCGCTCGGCGGCGGCTAGATTGCCAGCGCGGGCATAACTTTGGCTCAACCCATAGTGCACTGCGGCTTCATCGCCAGAAAAGGTATGATTTTTAAGTTGGCTAGCGAAATAAGTGACGGCGTCTTGTGCCGTTCCTTCTTGGGCGCGCAATTTGGCGCGGATGAGTTGAAACTCGAGTGAATCGGGCACTTGTTTGTAAGGCCGCCCTTGTATCCGGTTACCAATATCTGCCAGCCGCTCCGTTGTTAGCGGGTGCGTACGCAAGTAGCCTGGCGCATTGTTGTCATACAGTCGGCCATACTTTTGCAGCCGCTCGAAAAAACTTTCCATGCCGCGGATGTCGAATCCGGATCGCTCAAGCAACTCCAGCCCGATGCGATCCGCCTCGCGTTCAAAATCACGCGAGTAGTTAA contains the following coding sequences:
- a CDS encoding DUF433 domain-containing protein codes for the protein MDWRDRIISNPDILLGKPTIKGTRISVELILGCLDSDWSFDDILESYPNITREDILAALAYAKHLASARRLLALTPGAKLAHTSEIQFVAEQTPNDGYVASAIEVDIFTEADDLHSLRVQVRDAVCCHFAEEELPSRIRLFIAQEEVLSV
- the cas7c gene encoding type I-C CRISPR-associated protein Cas7/Csd2, which translates into the protein MSDNILTNRHDFLMLFEVTNGNPNGDPDAGNMPRLDPNSNRGLVSDVCLKRKVRNFVEQFPHGRADSDANGFNILIKQGAVIETEQKKGIEAAKAQQKDKDKQAEAAMKWLCREFYDVRTFGGVLSTGDDVMKGSAWGQVRGPVQFTFGQSFHPITPLEITITRCAVTKEADKAKERTMGNKHIVPYALYAAKGYVSPAFAERTGFTQADLDLLFKAILQMFEHDRSAARGEMVVRGLYDFEHVGTQHENNAEQNKREARLGCAHAHKLFEGIKVDLTNEAKAKGFPESFADYHVTCGWTKDNLPKGVRLHNRHDA
- the cas8c gene encoding type I-C CRISPR-associated protein Cas8c/Csd1; amino-acid sequence: MLLKELYDFALTKNLLEDPAFVKKAVRWIIQLDKEGQLIGEGPIETHIDKEKKALEFSIPKTTRPTGGGQVSDFLVDDIGALFNLNTKPEQELNLRATNNLRVKHDDFWRQIAKASTTTQYPAFALLLRFYKRLQGSPPSFLRLETSGSPKWMIRKADGSEIKLGSDLLTFSVDGEILINDENVVRPYWRQAYKGEVAETDGTAQKGLCLITGQQNVSIARTHTPMVTGLPKPARPTGAGLVGFDKDAFCSYGLEQSFNAPVSIEASKAYLAAIQYLSKQEDNWLSIGPAWLCFWAVKTEAISSIFARLLKQPNPRTIRAFMVTPWSGFQQPPNGLERFIAITFSAAGPRIIVKDWLQITVQDAESNFKQWFEDLDIAPYGGNGALQDDRAPLSIDQLACTTISRKSDGKFDREKLNPDLIAALYRAALKNESLPITLLKIVLDRLKANVAKNGLKALYDQSRFALIKLILNHQLRNEGKTEMKTHVFETDDPAYNCGRLLAVFDSLQRSAHGSSFDGSTIAERYFGSASTTPNTAFSLLWKLHQHHLKKLRQQGENGQRAAAKIKTSIIEIAGLFVPTIPGTPPQFSRYFTLVEQGRFALGFYQQMAARKAAIDEYMKKKKAGELKPEEIDDVLELADNE
- the cas5c gene encoding type I-C CRISPR-associated protein Cas5c, producing MSDNSITIRVWGDYACFTRPEMKIERVSYPVMTPSAARGVLEAIFWEPEIYYLIDSIHVVRRGCWFSFRRNEVISVISIDNAKTWMKSPEKVSPIRAGGGAEDGTQRNMLALAGVEYLITAEVHLSDIGKRRGHPIKTYRTEIERRAKSGKCYHRPYLGVREFAADFDLEDDAQAALERRSAELDKSCKSIWPEEDLGLMLYDVFDHERRTQGFRWLKEEEQEKLPKKKAAPRWEGSLVKPEAVFFQANIKDAKLDCHPQRVRLARNRVAGE
- the cas3 gene encoding CRISPR-associated helicase Cas3' — translated: MEFLAHSANSDGNTHLLWDHLQAVGNLARGFAEKNSPGLSDAAYWAGLLHDLGKYRDEFQQYLRAERDSSTETHHAVYGAALAYRQDWLGPAFAIAGHHAGLHDHNELQTLVEGATYRTAERVPLLAERFKDELGKIPQKIAEPLFVENKSHSAEFYIRMLFSTLVDADFLDTEAHYKIASRATHKLQAAELLRLLITEKESKSSDGKLNAIRNSIFQQCLDKAQESPGFFSLTVPTGGGKTLAGMAFALAHAAQPQHELRRIIVVIPYLSIIEQNAAQYRRILDPANLGIVIEHHSAVNVPEDTGETRSRAPFEKHPNEYAAENWDAPIIVTTSVQFIESLFANRTSHCRKLHNIAHSVVIFDEVQTLPSHLLNPLLNVFRELRDHYGVSFVFSTATQPAFQYRPSSLSEGFRLGEIQEITQGSTEANFHSLRRVSIQPPKPDETTGWNVLAEQMALRDQALCIVNIRSHAYDLWEKLRRTVPQKERDAVFHLSSAMCAEHRFTVLGDDREPEPDTIRYRLRNKQPCRLVSTQLIEAGVDVDFPIVWRALGPLDSIVQAAGRCNRENRLCDEAGKPAFGEVIVFRPEDNKLPPGEYRTASDITATLLAQVEADTLATDHELFGRYFDGLHQLVPTDQKNIQCEREKLHFRKVARLAKVIENDTQAVIVPYGKGCSLVEEIRTRPVIKGQPRFSRDDLRRLQRYMVNLHSRDFQKLVMHKAISPLLPNLEINVLAEGWYHPNLGIVIDKRPTEDFFA
- a CDS encoding CRISPR-associated endonuclease Cas3'', with protein sequence MEAGVEFLAHVKPGREGVWETHELGEHLREVARRTTEGSACFALSEWGHLAGLWHDLGKYQPEFQNYIRSVSGFDAHIETAPGRVKHAIAGFIHAVFLHPSTAC
- a CDS encoding M48 family metalloprotease — its product is MPPPLLADDLPDLGDVAQADMSPAMERRIGEQVLNELRHDPSWLGDAEVNAYLNRLGNRLAGHVEGGRLTIELFALRDATLNAFAVPGGVIGVHTGLILAAESESELASVIAHEISHLTQHHQARMMSKAGQGQIASIAALVVAVLAARSNPDLAMGAATAGQAASIQNQLNYSRDFEREADRIGLELLERSGFDIRGMESFFERLQKYGRLYDNNAPGYLRTHPLTTERLADIGNRIQGRPYKQVPDSLEFQLIRAKLRAQEGTAQDAVTYFASQLKNHTFSGDEAAVHYGLSQSYARAGNLAAAERSLEAIRRFKVESPLFLTLAADLRLKQNDAPAAANILRAAYSRYPQERAVVYALIETLLTVRQPQEALKVATDDLLGHATDATVHALQAKTYAALGQRLQQHRAQAEAYALDGRLDEAVGQLELAQKAGDGSFYEQSQVDARLREFRARREEEKRLAKEK